The following proteins come from a genomic window of Chryseobacterium glaciei:
- a CDS encoding DUF1697 domain-containing protein: protein MKYCAFLRGVNVKGTNMKMADVCQVFKDAGMEDISSILASGNIVFSSDKKTDDLKKILEKAMSEHFSYEAFLFIKSQEETESFWNNNPFEKNENLHIYTFVGSPKVENILMKEFENSAKTEDEKGEIVNNIFYWQVPKGNTLDSTFGKILGKKSLKDQFTSRNINTFEKILKKMS, encoded by the coding sequence ATGAAATACTGTGCTTTTCTTCGGGGTGTGAATGTAAAAGGAACCAATATGAAAATGGCGGACGTTTGTCAGGTTTTCAAAGATGCCGGAATGGAAGATATTAGTTCAATTTTAGCTTCAGGAAATATTGTTTTTTCGTCTGATAAAAAAACGGATGATTTAAAGAAAATCCTTGAAAAAGCAATGTCTGAGCATTTTTCCTATGAAGCATTTTTATTTATTAAATCTCAGGAAGAAACAGAATCTTTTTGGAACAACAATCCATTTGAAAAGAATGAAAACTTACATATTTACACTTTTGTAGGAAGTCCGAAAGTTGAAAATATTTTAATGAAAGAGTTTGAAAATTCTGCTAAAACTGAAGACGAAAAAGGAGAAATCGTAAATAATATTTTTTATTGGCAGGTTCCAAAAGGAAATACATTAGATTCTACTTTTGGGAAAATTTTAGGCAAAAAAAGCCTGAAAGATCAGTTTACAAGCAGGAATATCAATACTTTTGAAAAGATTCTTAAAAAGATGAGCTAA
- a CDS encoding right-handed parallel beta-helix repeat-containing protein, translating to MAQFIIKNIMADMLTLSAAEINDLQTHVVSGVLLCGYYVEGDTPDPIAYFLSTTSASPDGFQVVDIGGIIKLEHQFDYIDIRYVGSKSDPTFDNRLIIQKALDTGKNVYIPYYVFISDQVEINSSGQKLYGNYNDSLIEVASSDRNTIYVNGASFIEISGINFSIKEKLAPISYKAIVYVYNSNNCTIKENNILDFSFWGIVLHDSNFNTIGHNTIKDCYSNRQMSSDIAVYETSQYNIINNNNCLGKVSDNGIMIIDPYTDSNPIGNQILNNFIDEHYTNGIICYVTHPINTKTRIIGNTIKNIQGYGLDYLSGCGIYIQSFAGTIIEDNIIENCCVKTGDFDTQVVGHIGIAAGDYRDTENINKEHFPILVTNNQIICNRGVGINVATSQKNVSIISNHIINNAKDGARRESIRVINVLDISIINNNIQHNVSDTVAIGLNASLHYDTQENIIVNSVIIEGNSVVSNNSCLAISQIVEGSSYERVIINGNNFNSKFTQASFIEGIIGSLVFSNNILKSEEFVVQFNKCQNISITGNTFTGNQSNISLAFTGSVTSGFANESNLYNCMIGNDSPLMNITLRKSSTVYGGYQKGDRIINIAPSIGDSKSWICTTAGYPGTWTSEGIL from the coding sequence ATGGCTCAATTTATTATTAAGAATATTATGGCAGATATGTTAACTTTATCAGCTGCCGAGATTAATGATCTTCAAACACATGTAGTATCAGGTGTCTTACTATGTGGTTACTATGTAGAAGGTGATACTCCAGATCCAATCGCTTATTTCTTATCAACCACAAGTGCAAGTCCTGACGGTTTTCAAGTTGTAGATATTGGAGGAATAATAAAACTGGAACATCAATTTGATTATATTGATATCCGATATGTTGGTAGTAAATCTGATCCCACTTTTGATAATCGACTGATTATACAAAAAGCCTTAGACACAGGAAAGAACGTTTATATTCCTTACTATGTTTTTATTTCTGACCAAGTTGAAATTAATAGTTCTGGTCAAAAACTCTATGGAAATTATAATGATTCCTTGATAGAAGTTGCGTCATCTGATAGAAATACAATCTACGTTAACGGAGCTTCTTTTATTGAAATTTCAGGAATAAATTTTAGTATTAAAGAGAAATTAGCCCCGATTTCATATAAAGCAATAGTTTACGTCTATAATTCTAATAACTGTACTATAAAAGAAAATAATATACTAGATTTTTCATTCTGGGGTATCGTCCTTCATGACAGTAATTTTAATACAATAGGTCATAATACAATCAAAGATTGCTATTCTAATCGTCAAATGAGCTCTGATATCGCTGTGTATGAAACATCTCAATATAATATTATTAATAACAATAATTGTTTAGGAAAAGTATCTGATAATGGCATTATGATTATTGATCCTTATACAGATAGTAATCCCATAGGAAACCAAATATTAAATAATTTTATTGATGAGCACTACACTAACGGTATCATATGTTATGTTACCCACCCAATAAATACAAAAACAAGAATAATAGGTAACACCATTAAAAATATACAAGGCTATGGGCTAGATTATCTAAGCGGGTGCGGAATATACATCCAATCATTTGCTGGAACAATTATTGAAGACAACATAATAGAAAATTGTTGCGTTAAAACAGGAGATTTTGACACCCAAGTAGTTGGGCATATTGGTATTGCAGCTGGTGATTATAGAGATACAGAAAATATTAATAAAGAACATTTTCCAATCTTGGTTACAAATAATCAGATTATTTGTAATAGAGGTGTTGGAATAAATGTAGCAACATCTCAAAAAAATGTTTCAATAATTAGTAATCATATTATAAACAATGCTAAAGATGGCGCTAGAAGGGAATCCATAAGAGTTATAAATGTCTTAGATATTTCAATAATTAATAATAACATTCAGCATAATGTTTCCGATACCGTAGCAATAGGTCTAAACGCGAGTTTGCATTATGATACCCAAGAAAATATAATTGTAAACAGTGTTATAATTGAAGGTAATTCAGTTGTTTCGAATAATTCATGTCTAGCAATATCTCAGATAGTAGAAGGCAGCTCATATGAAAGAGTAATTATAAATGGTAATAACTTCAATTCAAAATTTACCCAAGCTTCTTTTATAGAAGGCATTATTGGAAGTTTAGTCTTTTCAAATAATATTCTTAAAAGCGAAGAATTTGTTGTTCAGTTTAATAAATGTCAAAACATTAGCATTACTGGAAATACTTTTACAGGAAATCAAAGTAATATTTCACTGGCATTTACAGGTAGTGTTACATCGGGCTTTGCAAACGAATCAAACTTATATAATTGCATGATTGGTAATGATTCTCCTTTAATGAATATTACATTAAGAAAATCATCTACTGTTTATGGAGGTTATCAAAAAGGAGATAGAATAATAAATATTGCTCCATCAATAGGAGATTCAAAGTCTTGGATTTGTACAACAGCAGGTTATCCCGGAACATGGACTAGCGAAGGTATATTATAG
- a CDS encoding acyl-CoA thioesterase: MKYSKEYTVKDEHIDVQGIMDGLYYPFYMEYCRHSFIDEVLGFNLETEAKNGVNMVLSEYTINFLRSLKKDDVITVTCELHRDKNNIPKLHFKQSIILNNKVVTKAVFSGTCVPATGGRPFIPETLKTIIENAPVLE; the protein is encoded by the coding sequence ATGAAATACTCAAAGGAATACACGGTTAAGGATGAGCATATTGATGTACAGGGAATTATGGATGGATTGTATTATCCGTTTTATATGGAATACTGTAGGCATTCTTTTATTGACGAAGTTTTAGGTTTTAATCTGGAAACTGAAGCAAAAAATGGCGTCAATATGGTTTTATCTGAATATACGATCAACTTTCTCAGGTCATTAAAGAAAGATGATGTGATAACTGTAACATGTGAATTACACCGCGACAAAAATAATATTCCTAAACTGCACTTTAAGCAATCTATTATTTTGAATAATAAAGTGGTAACAAAAGCAGTTTTTTCAGGTACATGTGTTCCCGCAACAGGAGGACGACCATTTATTCCGGAAACATTAAAAACGATCATTGAAAATGCTCCTGTTTTAGAGTAA
- a CDS encoding PLP-dependent cysteine synthase family protein has product MSNVYDNILGLIGNTPMVKLNAVTKDIPATVYAKLESYNPGHSTKDRIALHIIDNAEKKGLLKEDSVVVETTSGNTGFSIAMVCIIKGYKCILAVSDKTKPEKIAYLKALGAIVYICPANVPADDPKSYYEVAKRIASETPNSVYINQYFNELNIDAHYQSTGPEIWEQTEGKITHLFACTGTGGTLSGSAKFLKEKNPNIKIIGVDADGSILKSYHETGEIHKEDVHPYQIEGMGKNLIPSALLFDKVDEFVRVNDEMSAYRTREIALKEAIMGGYTTGAVTQGLIQYAQSHEFSKDDVVVLIYPDHGSRYITKVYSDKWMAEQGFVNNCVHNYDEVFKTEFIK; this is encoded by the coding sequence ATGAGTAATGTTTACGATAATATCCTTGGCCTAATAGGGAACACGCCTATGGTGAAGCTGAATGCTGTGACGAAAGATATTCCTGCAACCGTTTATGCCAAGTTAGAATCATATAATCCTGGACATTCCACTAAAGATAGAATCGCACTTCATATTATTGATAACGCTGAGAAAAAAGGTTTATTAAAGGAGGATTCTGTAGTGGTTGAAACCACATCAGGAAATACCGGATTTTCTATTGCAATGGTTTGCATCATCAAAGGATACAAATGTATCCTTGCGGTAAGTGACAAAACCAAGCCTGAAAAAATTGCTTATCTTAAAGCACTTGGAGCTATTGTATATATATGTCCTGCGAATGTACCTGCGGATGATCCAAAATCATATTATGAAGTTGCAAAAAGAATTGCTTCAGAAACACCAAATTCAGTTTATATCAATCAGTATTTTAATGAGTTGAATATTGATGCACATTATCAAAGTACTGGACCTGAAATATGGGAGCAAACAGAAGGTAAGATCACTCACCTTTTTGCATGCACTGGAACAGGTGGAACATTATCCGGTTCGGCGAAGTTTTTAAAGGAAAAAAATCCAAACATCAAGATTATTGGTGTTGATGCTGATGGCTCTATTTTAAAAAGCTACCACGAAACAGGAGAGATTCACAAAGAAGACGTTCATCCTTACCAGATCGAAGGAATGGGGAAAAATTTGATCCCATCTGCCCTGCTTTTTGACAAAGTAGACGAATTTGTAAGAGTGAATGATGAAATGTCTGCCTACAGAACCCGTGAAATCGCTTTAAAAGAAGCAATTATGGGAGGTTATACAACAGGAGCAGTAACTCAGGGATTAATACAATATGCACAGTCTCACGAATTTTCTAAAGACGATGTCGTTGTTTTGATTTACCCTGACCATGGTTCAAGATATATCACCAAAGTTTACAGTGATAAATGGATGGCTGAGCAAGGTTTCGTTAATAATTGTGTACACAACTATGATGAAGTTTTCAAGACAGAATTCATTAAATAA
- a CDS encoding DMT family transporter, translating to MKIKGYALGIISAVSYGLIPIFILPVKQAHFSLDITLFYRFLFSALMIGGYLLYSKENLSINKKEGLILAALGTCYAFSSELLFLGYDYLTAGIASTVLFIYPVIVALIMFFFYKEKLTKLSILSLFFAFTGVIILCLKGKGLEINYAGLGIVMLSSLFYALYIIIVNKSNIKVSGFKLSFYSMLFTSGFFMIKALVGKESFEIPSTTVFFNLTVFAFLTTVISTLCLVYAIKSIGSTPAAILGALEPVVAVIVSVMIFHEKFTFNLFIGISLILFGVILNVLAGNKKIAHT from the coding sequence ATGAAGATTAAGGGTTATGCTTTAGGAATTATTTCAGCGGTTTCATATGGTTTGATTCCGATTTTTATCTTGCCTGTGAAGCAAGCACATTTTTCGTTAGATATTACCTTATTTTATAGATTTTTATTTTCAGCTTTAATGATTGGCGGATATTTACTCTATTCTAAAGAAAATCTTTCTATCAATAAAAAAGAAGGATTAATTTTAGCCGCATTGGGAACATGCTATGCATTTTCTTCCGAGCTTTTATTTTTAGGATACGATTATCTCACAGCCGGAATTGCTTCAACCGTACTTTTCATCTATCCAGTCATAGTAGCATTGATCATGTTTTTCTTTTATAAAGAGAAGCTCACAAAACTTTCCATTTTATCCTTATTTTTTGCTTTTACAGGCGTAATTATTTTATGTTTGAAAGGAAAAGGCTTGGAAATCAATTATGCAGGACTTGGAATTGTAATGTTAAGCTCTTTATTTTATGCACTTTACATTATCATTGTCAATAAATCGAATATTAAAGTTTCAGGGTTTAAGCTTTCCTTTTATTCCATGCTTTTTACTTCAGGATTTTTTATGATTAAAGCTTTGGTAGGAAAAGAATCTTTCGAAATTCCATCAACAACTGTTTTTTTTAACCTGACAGTTTTCGCATTTCTTACTACTGTTATTTCAACTTTATGTTTGGTGTATGCGATTAAAAGTATTGGTTCGACTCCTGCTGCAATTTTAGGAGCATTGGAACCCGTAGTTGCTGTGATTGTGAGCGTTATGATTTTTCATGAAAAATTTACCTTTAATTTATTCATCGGAATTTCATTAATTCTTTTTGGAGTCATTCTTAATGTTCTTGCGGGAAATAAAAAAATTGCCCATACATAA
- a CDS encoding DUF2723 domain-containing protein: MKNWTFRQWNTILGWVIFVIAFFTYLSTIEPNFSFWDCGEYISSAVKLEVTHAPGAALFQIVGAVAAIFAFGKGENYSIVINAMSALFSALTILFLFWTITHFVRRLLNKDFEEITKHQEISILFAGMVGALCFTFSDTFWFSAVEGEVYSMASMFTALLVWLITKWENEYKAVDNERWIILIFFILGMSVGVHMMCMLAIPAVCLVYYARNYKFTWKNFLWANAITLGILIIVFKIIFPLIMSMFGKLEIFFVNGLGLPFHSGTIVAFILMVAICYFIIKYARRAKKNIYQTAALSVVYMMIGFSCWMVIPIRANANPPMNLNDPDTAIGMLDYYNRVQYGDWPTIYGQNYTAFLDANGIEKNEDGSFKTTKTGDIYEKDEKTGTYRKTGDRFNYVFSKSQVSLMPRMFNEDKDVMANYISMYGAPDFTFNYANEDVADSPQAKQIFDELRGKYEDKSITAADYLKVKPYNLINVQKPSLAQNMDYFFTFQNGYYFVRYLMWNFVGRQNDLEGSYEDTKGNWISGISAIDNARLGNQDAMPAKFKNESTVAFFFLPLILGLIGFFFQLNRDFGRFYAILSLFILTSVGIVFYTGVKPFEPRERDYAMVGSFYAFAIWIGMGAGAILWFLQAKVKSNVANIVAGVVLLGVPFMMGFQNYNVHDRSNRYTAYDYSYSVLKSLPKEDILFVYGDNDTYPVWAIQETENFRDDVKVVNFTLASTPWNIDQIKRKTYNANAIPSQLTHDDYRDGVNDQIYLMKKDDWEGIFSMLKEQGAPATEFAEFRKYLTQDSMTMKEAMSFIKQKSATKDELLKMYFGEEKFEKYNILPVNKFILPVNKDNALRAGIINQADLPNTANQIMISYKGNTLFKNNLIMLDILANFDWKRPINFSSGGIYDSENIFYLDEYLQFDGFSYRLVPIHTPQTPDGEMGRVDANSLYNVVKNFRWGNFKNLNVHFDETATSNIMSYRSSASRAASALALGGQKAKAIELLDLAAKEIPAEKYNDPRSLSSMVYGYIVAGQEQKALKLAETLKKGIFEEYDYYLSLTPYEQQFVRRQMRTKPMEYSLVVSGVTDAYVKIGQKDKAYNYLVKSIEPIDKKFNGFVKDLQQMGKEKAMKESENVQKITPFYQYLFDVMQPFDSTYSKEKEEQITTSIIKATQ, encoded by the coding sequence ATGAAAAATTGGACTTTTAGGCAATGGAACACCATTTTAGGATGGGTGATTTTCGTCATTGCATTTTTCACGTACTTGTCAACTATTGAACCTAATTTTAGTTTTTGGGATTGTGGTGAGTACATTTCTTCTGCAGTAAAATTAGAAGTAACGCATGCTCCCGGAGCGGCTTTATTTCAGATAGTGGGTGCTGTGGCAGCCATTTTTGCATTTGGAAAAGGTGAAAATTATTCTATTGTAATCAATGCAATGTCTGCATTGTTTAGTGCGTTAACGATTCTATTCTTGTTCTGGACGATCACACATTTTGTGAGAAGACTCTTGAATAAAGATTTTGAAGAAATTACGAAACATCAGGAAATTTCTATCCTGTTTGCCGGAATGGTAGGAGCTTTATGCTTCACGTTTTCAGATACATTCTGGTTTTCGGCGGTGGAAGGGGAAGTTTATTCGATGGCTTCAATGTTTACAGCACTTTTGGTCTGGTTGATCACGAAATGGGAAAATGAGTACAAAGCAGTTGATAATGAAAGATGGATCATCCTTATTTTCTTTATTTTAGGAATGTCTGTTGGGGTGCACATGATGTGTATGTTGGCGATTCCTGCAGTTTGTTTGGTATATTACGCTAGAAATTATAAGTTCACTTGGAAAAATTTCCTTTGGGCTAATGCGATAACATTAGGAATTTTAATTATTGTTTTCAAAATTATCTTCCCGTTAATCATGTCAATGTTTGGTAAGTTGGAAATTTTCTTTGTTAATGGTTTAGGACTTCCTTTCCATTCGGGAACTATTGTTGCGTTTATATTGATGGTGGCGATCTGCTATTTCATTATTAAATATGCCAGAAGAGCAAAAAAGAATATTTATCAGACGGCTGCACTTTCTGTAGTTTATATGATGATTGGTTTTTCTTGTTGGATGGTAATTCCTATCAGAGCGAATGCAAACCCTCCAATGAACCTTAACGATCCTGATACGGCGATCGGTATGTTGGATTATTATAACAGAGTTCAGTACGGAGATTGGCCAACAATTTACGGTCAAAACTATACGGCGTTCCTTGATGCGAACGGAATTGAAAAAAATGAAGACGGAAGTTTCAAGACGACTAAAACCGGAGATATTTACGAAAAAGACGAAAAAACAGGAACATACAGAAAAACTGGTGACAGATTCAATTATGTTTTCAGTAAGTCTCAGGTAAGTTTAATGCCAAGGATGTTTAATGAAGATAAAGATGTAATGGCAAATTACATTTCTATGTATGGAGCTCCGGATTTTACTTTTAATTATGCAAACGAAGATGTTGCAGATAGCCCTCAGGCTAAGCAGATCTTTGACGAATTGAGAGGTAAATATGAAGATAAAAGCATCACAGCAGCAGATTATTTAAAGGTAAAACCTTATAATTTGATCAATGTTCAAAAGCCTTCGTTGGCTCAGAATATGGATTATTTCTTCACTTTCCAGAACGGATATTACTTTGTAAGATACCTGATGTGGAACTTTGTAGGTAGACAGAACGACCTTGAAGGAAGCTATGAAGATACCAAAGGAAACTGGATTTCTGGAATTTCTGCGATAGATAACGCGAGATTAGGAAATCAGGATGCAATGCCTGCAAAATTCAAAAATGAAAGTACAGTTGCGTTCTTCTTTTTACCATTAATTTTAGGTTTAATAGGATTCTTTTTCCAATTAAACAGAGACTTCGGAAGATTTTACGCAATATTATCTTTATTTATATTAACAAGTGTCGGAATTGTTTTCTACACAGGAGTTAAACCTTTCGAACCAAGAGAAAGAGATTACGCAATGGTAGGTTCATTCTACGCATTTGCAATCTGGATCGGGATGGGGGCCGGAGCAATTTTATGGTTCCTTCAGGCTAAAGTAAAATCTAATGTTGCAAATATTGTTGCAGGAGTAGTTTTATTGGGAGTTCCTTTTATGATGGGCTTCCAGAATTATAATGTACACGACAGAAGTAACAGATATACGGCTTACGATTATTCTTATTCAGTATTAAAATCATTACCAAAAGAGGATATTTTATTCGTTTACGGAGATAATGATACGTATCCGGTTTGGGCAATTCAGGAGACTGAAAATTTCAGAGATGATGTAAAAGTGGTCAACTTTACCTTAGCTTCAACTCCTTGGAATATCGATCAAATCAAGAGAAAAACATACAACGCGAATGCTATTCCAAGTCAATTGACACACGATGACTACAGAGATGGCGTGAACGACCAAATCTATCTGATGAAAAAAGATGATTGGGAGGGAATTTTCTCAATGCTAAAAGAGCAGGGCGCACCAGCAACTGAATTTGCAGAATTTAGAAAATATCTTACTCAGGATTCAATGACGATGAAGGAGGCAATGAGCTTTATCAAACAAAAATCTGCAACAAAAGACGAACTTTTAAAAATGTATTTCGGAGAAGAAAAATTTGAAAAATATAACATTCTTCCGGTTAACAAATTCATTTTACCTGTAAATAAAGACAACGCTTTAAGAGCCGGAATCATCAATCAGGCTGATCTTCCGAATACGGCAAATCAGATCATGATTAGTTATAAAGGAAATACACTTTTCAAAAACAACTTAATTATGCTTGATATTTTAGCTAATTTTGATTGGAAAAGACCGATTAACTTCTCTTCAGGAGGTATTTACGACAGCGAAAATATTTTCTATCTTGATGAATATCTTCAGTTTGACGGTTTCAGCTACAGATTAGTTCCTATTCATACGCCACAGACTCCGGATGGAGAAATGGGAAGAGTAGATGCTAATTCTTTATATAATGTAGTGAAAAACTTCAGATGGGGTAATTTCAAGAACTTAAATGTTCATTTTGATGAAACGGCAACGTCTAACATTATGAGCTACAGAAGTTCAGCAAGTAGAGCTGCGTCTGCATTAGCTTTAGGCGGACAAAAAGCAAAAGCGATCGAATTATTAGATTTAGCTGCAAAAGAAATTCCTGCTGAAAAATACAATGATCCTCGTTCTTTAAGTTCAATGGTTTACGGATATATCGTTGCCGGACAAGAGCAAAAAGCATTAAAATTAGCAGAAACTCTTAAGAAAGGAATCTTTGAAGAATACGATTATTATTTAAGCCTGACTCCTTACGAGCAGCAGTTTGTAAGAAGACAAATGAGAACAAAACCAATGGAATATTCATTAGTTGTTTCAGGGGTTACGGACGCTTATGTGAAAATCGGACAGAAAGATAAAGCTTATAATTACTTGGTTAAATCTATTGAACCGATTGATAAAAAGTTCAATGGTTTTGTGAAAGATCTTCAGCAAATGGGTAAAGAAAAAGCGATGAAAGAATCTGAAAATGTTCAAAAAATAACGCCTTTCTATCAATATTTATTTGATGTTATGCAGCCTTTTGATTCTACGTATTCAAAAGAAAAAGAAGAGCAGATCACAACGTCAATTATCAAAGCAACACAATAA
- a CDS encoding aminotransferase class I/II-fold pyridoxal phosphate-dependent enzyme — MLDIFDRIKQNPGPLGQFADYAEGYFVFPKLEGPIGPRMKFQGKDVIFWSANDYLGLCNHPEVLEADAKAAAEYGMFYPMGARAMSGETQQHQQLEKELAEFTQKESAYLLNFGYQGMVSAIDALVTRHDVIVYDADSHACIVDGVRLHMGKSFTFKHNDIASLEKNLARATKVAEENGGGILVITEGVFGMRGMQGKLKEICDLKSKFNFRLLVDDAHGFGTLGKTGAGAGEEQGCQDQIDVYFSTFAKSMAGFGAFLSGDETIIRFLKYNLRSQIFAKSLTMPMVIGGLKRLELLRTRPEIKDKLWENVNKLQSGLKERGFNLGNTNTCVTPVFIEGTTIEATLLAKDLRENYGVFTSVVVYPVIPKGMILLRLIPTASHTDSEINETLAAFDGIKEKLNSGAYAEMEKQMNIEYKQM, encoded by the coding sequence ATGTTAGATATTTTTGATCGTATTAAACAAAATCCAGGTCCATTGGGACAGTTTGCAGATTATGCAGAAGGATATTTTGTTTTCCCAAAATTGGAAGGCCCGATTGGTCCAAGAATGAAATTTCAGGGTAAAGATGTAATTTTCTGGAGTGCCAATGACTATTTAGGTCTTTGCAACCATCCGGAAGTTTTAGAAGCTGATGCAAAAGCTGCTGCAGAATACGGAATGTTTTATCCGATGGGTGCAAGAGCAATGTCTGGTGAAACTCAACAACATCAGCAATTGGAAAAAGAATTGGCAGAATTCACTCAAAAAGAGTCTGCTTATCTTTTAAATTTCGGTTACCAGGGAATGGTTTCTGCAATTGATGCATTGGTTACAAGACATGATGTAATTGTTTATGATGCTGATTCTCACGCTTGTATTGTAGATGGAGTTCGTCTTCACATGGGAAAAAGTTTTACGTTCAAACATAACGATATTGCAAGTTTAGAAAAAAACTTGGCAAGAGCAACCAAAGTAGCTGAAGAAAACGGAGGCGGAATTTTGGTCATCACTGAAGGTGTTTTCGGAATGAGAGGAATGCAGGGTAAACTGAAAGAGATTTGTGATTTAAAATCAAAATTTAATTTCAGATTGTTGGTAGATGATGCACACGGTTTCGGAACTTTGGGTAAAACCGGAGCTGGAGCAGGTGAAGAGCAGGGCTGTCAGGATCAGATCGATGTATATTTCTCAACTTTTGCTAAATCTATGGCTGGTTTTGGAGCATTTCTTTCGGGAGATGAAACGATCATCAGATTCTTAAAATACAATCTTCGTTCTCAGATTTTTGCTAAATCTTTAACAATGCCAATGGTAATCGGAGGTTTGAAAAGATTGGAATTATTGAGAACTCGCCCAGAAATTAAAGATAAATTGTGGGAAAACGTAAATAAACTTCAAAGCGGACTAAAAGAAAGAGGTTTCAACCTTGGAAATACAAACACTTGTGTAACTCCTGTCTTTATTGAAGGAACTACAATTGAAGCAACTCTTTTAGCGAAAGATTTAAGAGAAAATTACGGAGTTTTCACATCAGTTGTTGTATATCCGGTGATTCCAAAAGGAATGATTTTATTAAGATTAATTCCTACAGCTTCACACACAGATTCAGAAATTAATGAAACTTTAGCTGCTTTTGACGGCATCAAAGAAAAATTAAATTCAGGAGCTTACGCAGAAATGGAAAAGCAAATGAACATCGAGTACAAACAAATGTAA